Proteins co-encoded in one Taeniopygia guttata chromosome 4, bTaeGut7.mat, whole genome shotgun sequence genomic window:
- the SPRY1 gene encoding protein sprouty homolog 1, giving the protein MEPQSQHGSGGSLVVIQQPSLDSRQRLDYDRDSQPTTILSLDQIKAIRGSNEYTEGPSVVKKSGPRTAPRQEKHERTHEIIPINVNNNYEHRPGHAGHVAHQHNARAPVLSRSTSTGSAASSGSNSSASSEQGLLGRSPPSRPGSGHRSDRTIRAQPKQSALIADDLKGPLKEDLTQHKFICEQCGKCKCGECTAPRALPSCLACNRQCLCSAESMVEYGTCMCLVKGIFYHCSNDDEGDSYADNPCSCSQSHCCSRYLCMGAMSLFLPCLLCYPPAKGCLKLCRGCYDRVNRPGCRCKNSNTVYCKLESCPSRGQGKPS; this is encoded by the coding sequence ATGGAGCCCCAAAGTCAGCATGGCAGCGGCGGCTCCCTGGTGGTGATTCAGCAGCCCTCCCTGGACAGCCGGCAGCGCTTGGACTAtgacagggacagccagcccACGACCATCTTGTCACTGGACCAGATCAAGGCCATCAGGGGCAGCAACGAATACACCGAGGGGCCGTCGGTGGTGAAAAAGTCGGGTCCGCGGACGGCGCCGAGGCAGGAGAAGCATGAGAGGACTCACGAGATTATACCGATTAATGTGAATAATAACTACGAGCACAGGCCCGGCCACGCGGGGCACGTGGCGCACCAGCATAACGCCAGGGCTCCCGTCCTGAGCCGATCCACCAGCACGGGCAGCGCGGCCAGCTCCGGCAGCAACAGCAGCGCCTCCTCGGAGCAAGGGCTGCTGGGGCGCTCGCCGCCCTCCCGGCCGGGCTCCGGCCACAGATCCGACCGGACGATCCGGGCGCAGCCCAAGCAGTCGGCGCTGATCGCGGACGATCTGAAGGGGCCTTTGAAAGAGGACTTGACGCAGCACAAGTTCATCTGCGAACAGTGCGGGAAGTGCAAGTGCGGGGAGTGCACGGCGCCGCGggccctgccctcctgcctggcCTGCAACCGGCAGTGCCTCTGCTCGGCCGAGAGCATGGTGGAGTACGGCACCTGCATGTGCCTGGTCAAAGGGATCTTCTACCACTGTTCCAACGACGATGAAGGGGACTCGTACGCGGAtaatccctgctcctgctcccagtcACACTGCTGTTCTAGGTACCTGTGCATGGGAGCCATGTCCTTGTTCCTGCCTTGCTTGCTCTGCTACCCTCCGGCCAAAGGATGCCTAAAACTCTGCCGGGGGTGCTACGACCGCGTCAATCGTCCGGGGTGCCGGTGCAAGAACTCCAACACGGTCTATTGTAAACTGGAGAGCTGCCCCTCCCGGGGTCAGGGCAAGCCCTCATGA